AAGGCCAACCCTAGCAGGAACACCTTTCTCCATGTCCTTCCTTATACAGTTCTCAAAAGCCAAAGCTGCTACCCTGAAGAAAAATGCCTGCACGTTCTCCCCTGCAAACGGCAAACACAGTTCTTTCTGATTTTGTCATGTCTTGGATGTATTTAAGTTGTCTAAACCCCAGAGTACACTGCTGATAGTATGAAGTCACAGTTTTACCTGTTTTGGCTGAAACCGCCCAGAACTCTGCATGCATTTCTGCTGCAATACGGACAGcatctttttcagttttttgccTTTCATCTGAGGGCTTTAGATCACGTTAGATAGATAACATAAGAATAGTATGATCAGCAAAATACTTTGATCAGCAAAATATGCATCAGATTTTGAAGACACTCACCAGAAGGTCAGTCTTGGTGCCAACCAAAAGGATGAAACAGGAATCGGGATCATTTTCTCTCATGGCTTCCTCCAACCACTGGCTATAAAAGTAAAAGCTCAAGCTATAGTATATACATTTATCTTCAGTACATGTTCAGTTTAGAATAAACTTCAGCTAAAGTTTTCTGACCTATATTTCTACACAGATGCTGAATGGCTGAGCTGACAAACCTTATCAATTGTCTCAAAACTCCAAACCACCAACAAACTGGCTAATCTACATAGTCATCAAACATAGGAGAAGTAAAACTCTAATTCATCTTAGTCCTTTTCCATTAAAATCCCCAGGATTTAAAGCCTCAGGCTTTGGTTTCCCAGGGTAAACCAATGTCTGGGGCTTTTGGGTTACTGTCTTTCTATTTGCTGggggccatttatgtaaaacagcccCAATGACGTATAGGACGTTGCGAGGGAAAGCTGCAATACCactccagtccagcaggtgACAGCTCCAGACTCCGGAGAAACAGGAGGACAACGTGCAACTGGCATTACATTTCCTTAGCCACCACCAGGCTTAACTTTATTCCCCTCCTGttggtataaataaattaaaatagagcAGAGCTTCTTTCTGCCTGCGCAGCGCGAGGACCACGGTTGTATGGGGAGTGTGACGAGACTGATCTTTAGAGCTTTATGAGTATAATTTTTCCTCAGCCAAAGAGTGACATGGACAATTTTTAAGTACAGTATCAAGGACTTTTGATtacagcaaaattatttttataggaTATATGCGCTGAACAGGTCTGCTCCTCCTATTTCTTTGTCATGGAAAGCGAGTCTGCTCCACGCACACATACACTGTGGTGAAACAGTTTATAATTAACTCAAGGTGCCCAAAACATTCAGCCAAGAGTTTCATATTTGATATCTGTTATGTGCAGATATTCCCCACAAACTTAGTGAACGCTTTCTAGTAACTTTTCAGTTGAGACGAACAGATCCAGTCTGTGGGAAATTACAGACGGTGTAGCCAACTaaacgctgcagcagcaggactGGTCTCCCCGGTGAGACCAGCCTGTCAGCAGGTCTCTGCAGTCCCGACAAGTCTGAGCAGAATTATAATtggctcataatcctgatgaattgactgcacagatgaagtttggagaTGTACTTTCAAATTAAGGTTATAAAATCATCAGGTTTGTGAACTCCTTATCTTCTCCTTACTGTTCCTTACCCCAGCCTTGTGGCGGACAGCTTTTCTTGCTGCATACAAGCCCACCCCCTCAACAAGTCCTGGGAAAGCAGAGCAAAGTACTGGGTCGCTTGAGGGACCAAGGCCccaggaaagtgaaattagtcAGGTAGATGTGTATGGAAACACTACCTGGGATTTGAAAAGCCCCAGGTTCCtcaaaagccccaggcttttgagtGGCAATGGAAGTGATTAGTCTCAATCGGcatgaaattgtattccgaatgagagtgaaggtttatgccgattgataatctgatcgaCCTGCAAGTAAACGCTTGtttaaaaaggtacttttaagcTATTATGTCTCTACGGATTCAAATACAGAGATACTACACGGGACTAGATCCTTTCACAACTGAAGTTAACAGTGAGTCAGCGGCTCCGTTCCTGATCACATTAAACTGAATATCAGCCTCCTATTCTCCGTATAGTCATGTTTTCTATATGTGCCTACTTCAGGTTATCAGTTTCTACAACAGATTTTCAAAatcactggagaaaaaaaaatcttacctTGTATGATCCAGGGATTTAATGTCTGCCATGTCAAACACTGTAacaattactgaaaaaaaaaaaatgaggaccACATTAGATTATATGAGTCAAAACCGGCAGCCTCCCATTCAGCATTAGATGCACAGTAAAGGATGGCTATGACAAAACTTCTTACCTTGAGCGCCTCTATAGTATGCAGATGCAATGCATTTGAATTTCTCCTGCCCGGCTGTATCCCAGCTGTAAGAAAATGTCACAACAGGTCAAAGAGTAGAGAATACACAAGGATGCACACAGGATGGATAATTATTTAACTGCACATACTCACATCTGAAGTGAGAAAGGCACTCCAGATATCTCAAACCTCTCAATCTCAAAATCCACTCCTATTGTTGCTTTGTAGTCTCTTTCAAAGACATCTTTGCAAaatctggaaacaaaaaaaaatcatctttttatttttggtttgattACATGTACCTTTAGTGAAACACTTCACTTATCCACAAGCATTATGGTTTTCAAAGACATCAGAGGTGTCAGAGTATATAGCTGAGTTAGCTGGGTTATGAAAAGGTATCATCAAAGAGGAATAAACATGAATACAGAGAAATACACTGATGgttttcatcaaaaaaaaaaaaaacattcattcaaCATTCATAAACAGATCttattttcaatatattttattcattaacTCATCCAAATCATTAAATTGAGGTGTTTCAATCACTTAAATAACCACaggcatataaaataaaatattaataaatataatataaaatataaatatataaataaaaatatataagagCTAGGCATGCACACTGCTTCTAACATTCTAACATTTCTCGCTCAGTAGCTCAGTGAAATCCAGCATGGTACCTTGATAGGATGCCAGCTGCTCAATAAATCTAGCAGAGAAGTTTCCTAACTATCTAGCAGAGAAGTTGTTAAAGTTAAGTCAGCTGTTAAAGGCATTAGAATAAATTGGAAGTGATGTGGAATGGCAGCAACTCAGCCATGAAGTGGTACGTAGGGTGGAATTTTAATATaatcaatactaaaaaaaaGACTCTTTAAGATACTGCTTTGCatcaaaatgtatataaattcagtcattTTCATCTCCCCAAGTTGGCACACAATTTCACTCAACAGAATGATGAAGGGGCAAAAACAACCAGGATACTTCCGAAGACTTCCCGTTACTCCTCTGTTTCTGTATTTAGCTAGCGGATAAAAATCAAGTAGTGGTAAAGCGCATCTTACACGTGCTGCAcatggatgaatgaatgcatTTCATTTAGACGTTTTTATTAAGTCATTTCATTAAGACATTGTGAGTTAAAATACTTGAATTTGTTTGAGGGTcataaaaaatgacaagaaattaCACAGAACCCATATAAATTTTAACCTGACACAAGCCAGatgcatgtcgctccgcctagctccactcacatacatctggaacagatccataggactggcctttattgaaggctgggccttatcaaaaatccttgcatatgattggatgagccacttgtctgtcatctttatcgacgtgctatttcaaccagtcacaccgaagctaacccgtgacgctgatgagagcgacgcaggaaaaaaaaaagtgttttttaagtgtttgtggctctagtggaacgcgttttattgacagtgagctgacaggaagaggggggaagacaggcggcaaagcgccgcgggtcggagtcgatcccgggccgaccgcgttgaggactaaaggccttaGCTAACCGGTTAGCGGTGTGCACTAatcgctaaccgctccggggcacgtccgcgtctgcagcgtacgcgccccggaaaacaaaacttgctaAGTCCGGTCGGGAaaagggtgaaaacatggtttccaccaacaaaagccttcagagccgttctctgatgttcttttaatgaaacaatattaggtagattggacaacacggaagaaatagcagcatcaatgttaacgcttgcttcctcgacgagcctccattgctatcaaaacagtctcacgtcatggtcgcgtctccactacgtcacactATAAAACTCCAGCCCTGTgacctgattggctagacaataaaattggtaggagaaatcactttctatgagcgatgtcccagatgtatgtgagtagagctaggcggagcgagacatgcgtctggcttgtgTCAGGTTATATAAATTTACCCTGCTGACTATATTGGATGATCAGCAGAGAAAATATGGTCAAAATAACCAGAAACTGAACAGGGCTGCTGCTAAAAACCATTCGTATGGACCAGATCCAGACAAAATAACCAGATTATTTTGTGAAGGAAATCTGTTTTCCAATTACTTCTCATCTCCTGTGAGGGTGGGACGTTTGAAGCAGGAAGGAACCTGCAGCCGCAGGGAAAATGGGAGCCAGTCGGTCAGTTCAGGCAGAAGGGCCAGGAGCTCTCATGTCCTTCACACATCCTCCTCCCAGAGTGTTAGTGCAGGCAGGGAGTCAGAGGGGAGGGGGCTGGTTGCTGCAGTTAGCAGGTCAGAGAGGGGGGAGGGGATGACAGGCGGAGGGTATTCCTGTTATATGGGTTAATGTTTAGGAGATGTGGCTGTTTTTCAAACCTGCAGAAGAAGCTGTTGAGGTTGTCCGCCAGTAGGGGCTCATCACAGTGTAGAGGAAGTGGCTCCTGTAGTTTGTTATTATCTGAAGGCCTCTCCAAACTAACATGGAGCATTTGCAGAGAAGCACTTTATTAGCTCCTTGCTGTCATTTCTCTCAGCTGCTCTTATCTCCCTTAGTCGGTTTGTCCTTGCCTGGCTCGGTCCCCCTCTCCTCAGATGTACTGGTCTGCACACAGCCCTCCATAAACTGATTTATGTCCTAGTGTCAGTGAGTTGGGTGTACTGCTTTGACTCTTCGCTCCACTTCCTTACAGTCCTTGCCACAGGCTTAAAAGTTCTTAATATCTGCCAACAGGTTGGTATGAGATCAAACACATGGTATGCGGAAACCTAAGTCTGTGCATCTTTCTCGCTGTCTGTATTTTGGAAGTTTTGCAGTGTTAAAATCCCCAAGAAAAACAATTCTAATGGAGtctggcttttttccccctccatttCTGTTATCAGCTCAGCTAGCAAAAATTTTTCAACCTCTGATGTACAGGCGTGGGATGGGACATAAACACTGACCAGAACAAATGAGAAGAGCTCTCTTAGGAAAGGAAAGGTTCATAAATATAGACTGCATGTGAAGGCTGGCCTAACACTGCGGCATCAGTGTTTCAACCAGCCGCTCTCCACGGCCGAGCAGCTGCAAACAAGCCTTATATCACCAAGTGTGATGCAAGATGTCGGTTGCAGTGGAGTGAAAAAAGTTGCTACTGTACTCTTTAGCAGTGAAGACACGTTCTATGGCATGCCTCTCTGCTTTGCAATTTAATTTAAGTCTGGATTTAGCAGCTACCAGAGGCCTTAAGCCCCTTTTAGGCTGGCTCTACTCTACTTTCGCCGCTCTGCTCCACTCGGCCAGCCTCTACTTGTGTTGGTTTCCAACAGATCTGGTCCAGACAGACAGTGACAGAGGAGGCGAGGTGAGACGAGATTGTCTAAGCCAGGAATTTAGGGCTTTGTGAGGAGGTTTTTGCCTCAGTCCCGGCGAGAATGATAGTCAGGACTGTAAAACTGTGGACTTCTGAAAGCAGTGAAATTATTCTCATAGGTTGGGTATTGGATATTAGTGCTGCGGCGATTCGTCTGAGAGTTCTTTAGACCCAGAGTGCAGCTGCCTGCTCTGCTGTGccttctccctgctgccctacACAGTAGATGGGTCAGCGACCATGAACAACTTTTTGAACCAACCACTCTTTAGACACAAAACTTAGCACCTTTCAGTGTGTAAAATAAGAAAGCCTCGCTGAACATCAGATCTGTTTTAGGTTATTTAATACAACGCGACTTTCTGCCTATCGAAGCTGAagtgccattttttttccttctgtttcctTCAGACGTGGTTCAtagtttgtaaatagtaaatttaTCTTCTAGTTTGACCCACGCTGTCCATGTTGGTCCTTAACTAGCTGGATTCACCATTATAAATATCTATAAGTTATCTAAGAGTTTTAGTACTTTGTGGTTTGTTATTATCAGTTGAAAAAGTTTGTGTTGCTACTGCAGATTTTCACGACAGGTCAAAAGTTTGCGTGGATTATCACACTTTCACATAACGTTAATTTTTATATACCCCGAGTTGTGTGTTAAACGTTGTGCCGCAAGTTTTTTGTGTGTAGACATGCTTTATACCAGAGGCCCCTGatttgttttcaaagtgttcctttagtTTTTGTGCAGCAAAGTTACAAGAGTCTTTGTTGGATTTAATTTGAAGATCTCTGGTCAAAATTACcttaattttatgtttaacaATAACTTATTGAGTTACCTATTAATGAGACAGGTCTTTCCCACATTGAGGTCTCCGACAACCACCACTTTAGACATTTTCTGACGATCCCACCTTTCAAAAAAGACAACATAGATTTTTCTATTGGTGAGGATTTAAATGTGATGGTTATCTTAATTAAGAACAAAGAATAACAGTTGGAGACTCACGGCTGAAGCCTGGTAGCTTTGTCTTTAAAGGCTGCTTTAGCCTGGATGTCCCAATCTGTCTTTAGCTGCAGGGAGGCCTCAGGAGTGTAGCACTGAAAACAACATCACAAATACTGAACTACAACATTCTGCATAAAGTCACAAAGTACCTCTTACTCTAAAAAAGTCTGAGATTCCTCAGACATGACAGTAAGTCAAAAACACAGCAGGTAATTGATAGTTATATTTAGCCAAAAGCTCCAAAGAAAAGATTCATCATCATGTCATGTTTACAAGTTGTTAGTCATTTTAGATGCAAAAGGGAGCTCCAATAATCTATTACCTTGAGTGCTGTGGTCAG
This genomic window from Fundulus heteroclitus isolate FHET01 chromosome 6, MU-UCD_Fhet_4.1, whole genome shotgun sequence contains:
- the rab36 gene encoding ras-related protein Rab-36, with the translated sequence MQDHRSGVKPFPPPVSKDRIICDFPQCYTPEASLQLKTDWDIQAKAAFKDKATRLQPWDRQKMSKVVVVGDLNVGKTCLINRFCKDVFERDYKATIGVDFEIERFEISGVPFSLQIWDTAGQEKFKCIASAYYRGAQVIVTVFDMADIKSLDHTSQWLEEAMRENDPDSCFILLVGTKTDLLPSDERQKTEKDAVRIAAEMHAEFWAVSAKTGENVQAFFFRVAALAFENCIRKDMEKGVPARVGLGDTIKSDRITLAEETNHEVKRSCC